A single Saccharolobus shibatae B12 DNA region contains:
- a CDS encoding nicotinamide mononucleotide deamidase-related protein produces the protein MDYWFAEIVTIGNEVLSGKTVNTNASHIGRRLTSLGFTVRRITVVMDDIDEIVSAFREAIDRKPKVIVSSGGLGPTWDDKTAEGLAKALGVNLELNKTAFDMILEKYTKRNIPLTEERKKMAYLPYGAMAVENNEGIAPGIYIYYNNIDILATPGVPREMENVLENFINKMLRNRPNLKYLEDFIYVENVMESALAPYVKELVKKYDIYIKTHPKSYELSRPILEIQIAGSGREEEIKVKIEKVKYELLDAIKKLNGIIRNSL, from the coding sequence ATGGATTATTGGTTCGCGGAAATTGTAACTATAGGTAATGAGGTATTAAGTGGAAAGACTGTAAATACTAATGCTTCCCATATCGGCCGTAGACTTACATCATTGGGATTCACTGTGAGAAGAATAACTGTAGTTATGGATGATATAGATGAAATTGTATCAGCTTTTAGAGAGGCAATAGATAGAAAGCCGAAAGTCATAGTATCTTCTGGTGGTCTTGGGCCTACGTGGGATGATAAGACAGCAGAAGGGTTAGCAAAAGCGTTGGGGGTTAATTTGGAGTTAAATAAAACAGCCTTTGATATGATTTTAGAAAAGTATACCAAGAGAAATATTCCCCTCACTGAAGAGAGAAAGAAAATGGCTTATTTGCCATATGGTGCTATGGCCGTCGAAAATAATGAGGGAATAGCACCTGGGATATATATTTATTATAATAACATTGATATATTAGCAACACCGGGTGTACCTAGAGAAATGGAAAACGTATTAGAGAATTTTATAAACAAAATGCTAAGAAATAGGCCCAATTTGAAATATCTAGAGGACTTCATATACGTTGAGAACGTGATGGAATCTGCTTTGGCACCATATGTTAAGGAACTTGTGAAAAAGTATGATATTTATATAAAAACACATCCAAAAAGTTATGAGTTGTCACGCCCTATATTAGAAATACAAATAGCGGGGAGCGGAAGGGAGGAGGAAATTAAAGTAAAAATAGAAAAAGTTAAGTATGAATTACTAGATGCCATAAAGAAATTAAATGGAATTATAAGAAATTCTTTATGA
- a CDS encoding alpha/beta fold hydrolase → MILIPFIISNSVRLYYEVRGNGKPIVLIHHLAGNYKSWKFVIPKLTLDSTVVVYDLRGHGRSSTPNSPYNIEEHSSDLRGLLVQLGMEKPVLVGHSIGSLIAIDYVLKYPVEKLILVGALYKAPSPEVYEKYVRIAVNFGLRALAEYRRLHKEFAETLVSNYHAWNSLLEVYEETTPIGYKNAVEGLLKAKDYSDELREINVNTLLVYGTYDGLITNMNVFKNNMKNVETKTIEGYGHFLNFENPSLLSDIIKNFL, encoded by the coding sequence GTGATATTAATTCCATTTATAATATCGAATAGTGTTCGTCTATATTATGAAGTAAGAGGAAATGGAAAACCAATTGTGCTAATCCACCATTTAGCAGGTAATTATAAGAGCTGGAAATTTGTAATTCCAAAGTTGACATTAGATAGCACTGTAGTTGTATATGATTTAAGAGGACATGGTAGATCTTCAACTCCCAATTCACCTTATAATATCGAAGAGCATTCCAGTGATTTAAGAGGTTTATTGGTCCAACTAGGTATGGAAAAACCAGTATTAGTTGGACACTCAATAGGTTCTTTAATTGCAATAGATTACGTTTTAAAATATCCAGTAGAGAAATTAATATTAGTTGGAGCTCTGTACAAAGCACCATCGCCAGAAGTTTATGAGAAGTATGTAAGAATAGCGGTGAATTTCGGATTAAGAGCCTTAGCGGAATACAGAAGATTGCATAAAGAGTTTGCGGAGACATTAGTCAGTAACTATCACGCATGGAATTCTCTTCTAGAAGTATATGAGGAAACAACGCCAATAGGTTATAAAAACGCAGTAGAAGGGTTATTGAAAGCAAAAGATTATTCAGACGAACTCAGGGAAATAAACGTTAATACCCTTTTGGTGTATGGGACTTATGACGGATTAATAACAAATATGAACGTATTTAAGAACAACATGAAAAATGTGGAAACAAAAACTATAGAAGGCTATGGTCACTTTCTTAATTTCGAGAATCCGTCATTATTGTCGGATATCATAAAGAATTTCTTATAA
- the pheT gene encoding phenylalanine--tRNA ligase subunit beta, which translates to MVTIVLNKYKLLDKIHIGQQKLEDLLFNLKSEVKPIDENNIEIEINADRLDLLSSDGIARAIKGLLEKELGEAKYNVTDTEYTLIVDNVRTRPYALAAVVYNAKIDLEELIQFQEKLHGTIGRKRKKVAIGIHDLRKVDSKTIEYKEVPLSYKFVPLYGNKELTISEILEKTEQGKLYGNISIANGVSPAIVQDDGEVLSIPPIINSNKTRLNENTKDFFIDVTGTSFEAVAQTLDIIVSNLAEAGGTIGRVKVLKSTNSSQLSSPLLLHRIQNVREEYVKKILGIKTSKEEICKHVMRMRMNCDIENGAIRVTVPQYRVDILNEIDVVEDIAISIGYNNLEPSKYISTNYGSYDYMTLLERKIRELGIGAGFVEISNFVLIKDEKLFSNKYVKILNPITEEYNAVRDSLIPGLLDFLSKNQHAKFPIRVFETGDVVVYDSSTDTGFRNDKRAAYAIMNNKVSYEEIQAPIHYILKSLGLEVNYKEENNNIFIEGRSASIFYENEKMGVIGEVNPDVLIRFGIEYPAVIAELYISEIGKRLINQR; encoded by the coding sequence ATGGTAACTATAGTATTAAATAAATATAAATTACTAGATAAAATACATATTGGCCAGCAGAAACTAGAGGATCTATTGTTTAACTTAAAATCAGAAGTAAAACCAATCGATGAAAATAATATTGAAATTGAAATAAACGCTGACCGATTGGATCTGCTCTCCTCTGATGGGATAGCTAGAGCAATCAAGGGTTTATTAGAAAAAGAGTTGGGCGAAGCAAAATATAATGTTACAGATACAGAATATACTCTGATTGTCGATAATGTTAGAACTAGACCTTATGCATTAGCTGCTGTAGTCTATAATGCTAAGATAGACCTTGAAGAATTGATACAGTTTCAAGAAAAACTTCATGGTACTATAGGAAGAAAGAGAAAAAAGGTAGCAATAGGTATACATGATCTAAGGAAAGTAGATTCAAAGACGATAGAATATAAGGAAGTTCCTCTTTCCTATAAATTTGTCCCATTATATGGAAATAAAGAGCTCACAATCAGTGAGATTTTGGAGAAGACTGAGCAAGGAAAACTTTATGGAAATATCTCAATAGCTAATGGAGTATCACCTGCAATAGTTCAAGACGATGGAGAAGTATTAAGTATACCTCCAATAATTAACTCTAATAAAACCAGACTAAATGAAAACACAAAAGATTTCTTTATAGATGTTACAGGAACTTCGTTTGAAGCCGTTGCACAAACTCTAGATATAATAGTTTCAAATCTAGCAGAAGCTGGAGGAACTATAGGAAGAGTAAAAGTACTAAAATCTACTAATTCTTCACAATTATCTTCACCCTTGCTTTTACATAGGATTCAGAATGTTAGAGAGGAATATGTAAAAAAAATTTTAGGAATTAAAACCAGTAAGGAAGAGATATGTAAACATGTAATGAGAATGAGAATGAATTGTGACATAGAAAACGGGGCCATAAGAGTAACTGTACCTCAATATAGGGTAGATATTCTGAACGAAATTGACGTTGTAGAAGATATTGCGATAAGTATTGGCTATAATAACCTAGAACCTTCTAAGTATATTTCAACAAATTATGGCTCTTATGATTACATGACACTGCTTGAAAGGAAAATAAGAGAACTAGGCATCGGAGCAGGATTTGTAGAGATATCTAACTTTGTGTTAATTAAAGATGAAAAGCTATTCAGTAATAAATATGTAAAAATTCTCAATCCTATTACTGAGGAATATAATGCAGTAAGGGATTCACTAATTCCAGGATTATTAGATTTCCTATCTAAAAATCAACATGCGAAATTCCCCATTAGAGTTTTTGAGACTGGAGATGTAGTAGTTTATGACTCTTCCACAGATACTGGATTCAGGAATGATAAAAGGGCTGCGTATGCAATAATGAATAATAAGGTGAGTTATGAGGAGATACAAGCTCCAATCCACTATATTCTAAAATCCTTAGGCTTGGAAGTAAATTATAAGGAAGAAAATAATAATATTTTCATTGAGGGGCGCTCAGCGTCAATATTTTACGAAAACGAGAAAATGGGAGTGATAGGTGAAGTTAACCCTGACGTATTAATAAGATTCGGTATTGAATATCCTGCAGTAATTGCTGAATTATATATTTCAGAAATAGGTAAAAGACTTATAAATCAAAGATAA
- the pheS gene encoding phenylalanine--tRNA ligase subunit alpha has protein sequence MLSENEAKILFFLKDLKRTNSIEISTKIGIPESSVLSLIELLREKGYVKTEIISEKYYVLTEEGRKRKESGLPEDILINSLNGQEKDLNEIKNTLDEDFNIAISWAKRKGLIEIKEGKVIPKVKTYTSPEYLALSNLEKADINTINLLKKRGLIEEKERKIVNVELVKEPKESEIGISNLTREMIVSGEWKKYKLRKYNVEAFPPYYTISKKHYFREFLEKVKDIMISLGFKEINTGYIEMEFYNFDLLFQPQDHPAREIHDSFSVEGLGNIEDKELLSNVKEIHEKFWKYEWKQDITLRLMLRSQTTATTARVLASRPKAPQKVFTLGKVFRPDAIDATHLIEFHQLDGVIIDDNFTFRELLGVLKEIFYRLGIKEIKFKPAYFPFTEPSVEAYGYLEKLGWVEMCGAGLLRPEILSSVRIDSIAGAWGIGIERLAMSFLNISDIRLLYSNNIEYIRDMKVKIE, from the coding sequence ATGTTAAGTGAGAACGAAGCTAAGATATTGTTTTTTTTAAAAGATCTTAAAAGAACAAATTCTATAGAAATTTCAACAAAAATAGGTATTCCAGAAAGTTCGGTCCTAAGTTTAATTGAGTTACTAAGAGAAAAGGGTTATGTAAAAACGGAGATAATATCTGAAAAATATTATGTATTAACTGAAGAGGGAAGGAAAAGAAAGGAAAGCGGACTGCCCGAAGACATTTTAATAAATTCATTGAATGGACAAGAAAAAGATCTAAACGAGATAAAAAATACTCTTGATGAGGACTTTAATATTGCAATTAGTTGGGCAAAGAGAAAGGGATTAATAGAGATAAAAGAAGGAAAAGTAATACCTAAAGTAAAAACTTATACATCACCCGAATATCTTGCTCTATCAAATCTTGAAAAAGCTGATATTAATACAATAAATTTGCTTAAAAAAAGGGGGCTTATAGAAGAAAAGGAAAGGAAAATTGTAAACGTGGAGTTAGTAAAAGAACCTAAGGAGTCAGAGATCGGGATTTCAAATCTTACTAGAGAAATGATAGTTAGTGGTGAATGGAAAAAGTATAAACTTAGAAAGTATAATGTAGAAGCATTTCCCCCCTATTATACTATTAGTAAAAAACATTATTTTAGAGAATTCCTAGAAAAAGTCAAGGATATTATGATTAGCTTAGGATTTAAAGAGATTAATACAGGATATATTGAAATGGAATTTTATAATTTTGACCTTCTATTTCAACCTCAAGATCATCCAGCCAGGGAAATTCACGATAGCTTTTCAGTAGAGGGTTTGGGAAATATAGAGGATAAAGAGCTGCTAAGTAATGTAAAGGAAATTCACGAGAAATTCTGGAAGTACGAATGGAAACAAGATATTACGCTAAGGTTAATGTTAAGAAGTCAAACTACAGCGACAACTGCAAGAGTCCTAGCCTCAAGACCAAAGGCACCTCAAAAAGTGTTCACTTTAGGTAAAGTCTTCAGACCAGATGCAATAGATGCAACTCATTTGATAGAATTTCACCAATTAGATGGTGTAATTATAGATGATAATTTCACGTTTAGGGAGCTATTAGGTGTTCTAAAGGAAATATTTTATAGGTTAGGAATTAAAGAAATCAAGTTTAAACCAGCATACTTCCCATTTACGGAACCTAGCGTAGAAGCCTATGGATATCTGGAAAAATTGGGTTGGGTGGAGATGTGTGGAGCTGGACTGTTAAGACCAGAAATACTAAGTTCGGTTAGAATAGATAGCATAGCTGGAGCCTGGGGCATAGGAATTGAAAGGCTCGCTATGAGCTTTCTGAACATTAGCGATATTAGATTACTTTATTCGAATAATATAGAATATATAAGGGATATGAAAGTGAAAATAGAGTGA
- a CDS encoding metal-dependent hydrolase encodes MAQLRWLGHAVTLLTFGNKNVIIDPMIKDNPLSPVKIDYFKNNLDIIIVTHDHYDHLGDTVELLRMNPKAKLYATYDLEAYLAETYKISEESIIPANVGGFVEVDGIKLALTKAVHSSTHSDPTGVIVSAEGFTIYHAGDTGLFEDMKLIGEVFKPDYALLPIGGRFTMDPYQASISVEFIKPKKGAIPIHYNTWDLIKVDVNDFVKLVKNKGYNPIVLQPGQTITL; translated from the coding sequence ATGGCACAGTTAAGATGGTTAGGCCATGCAGTAACTTTGTTAACATTTGGAAATAAGAATGTAATAATAGACCCGATGATAAAGGATAACCCATTAAGCCCGGTAAAAATAGACTATTTTAAAAATAACTTGGACATTATAATCGTAACTCATGACCACTACGATCACTTAGGAGATACAGTAGAATTACTAAGAATGAATCCTAAAGCAAAACTCTACGCAACTTACGATTTGGAAGCTTACTTGGCAGAGACCTATAAAATATCCGAGGAAAGTATTATCCCAGCTAATGTAGGGGGATTTGTAGAAGTGGATGGAATAAAGCTTGCATTGACCAAAGCTGTACATTCAAGTACACATAGTGATCCAACTGGTGTAATAGTATCTGCTGAAGGATTTACCATATACCATGCAGGAGATACTGGATTATTTGAGGATATGAAATTAATTGGAGAGGTATTTAAGCCTGATTACGCACTATTGCCAATAGGTGGAAGGTTTACAATGGATCCCTATCAAGCATCAATAAGCGTTGAGTTTATTAAGCCTAAAAAAGGCGCTATACCGATACACTACAATACTTGGGATCTAATAAAAGTTGACGTAAATGACTTTGTTAAACTAGTTAAAAACAAAGGATATAATCCCATAGTGTTACAACCTGGTCAAACTATAACGTTGTGA
- the map gene encoding type II methionyl aminopeptidase: protein MTEDELNKLLLAGKIAAKAREEVSLNVKANAKVLDICEEVESIILENKAFPSFPCNISINSEAAHYSPVINDEKRIPEGAVVKLDLGAHIDGYISDTATTISLDAKYQRLLDASKTALEAAIANFRAGLSVGEIGRVIEKMIRAQGYKPIRNLGGHLIRRYELHAGVFIPNVYERGLGAIQSDSVYAIEPFATDGGGEVVEGKDVTIYSLKNPNVKGLSARESELLDYIYTHFNYLPFSERWLKEFSTNIDELRNNIKNLIKKGALRGYPILLEIKKGVVSQFEHTVIVKGNSIIVSTKSL, encoded by the coding sequence ATGACTGAGGATGAACTTAACAAGCTCTTATTAGCAGGAAAAATTGCAGCTAAGGCTAGAGAGGAAGTTTCCTTAAACGTTAAGGCCAATGCCAAGGTTTTAGATATTTGTGAAGAGGTTGAGAGTATAATACTCGAAAATAAGGCATTTCCATCATTTCCATGTAATATATCCATTAATTCAGAAGCAGCTCATTATAGTCCAGTTATAAATGATGAAAAGAGAATTCCGGAAGGTGCAGTAGTTAAGTTAGATTTGGGAGCTCATATTGATGGTTATATTAGTGATACCGCTACTACCATTAGTTTAGACGCTAAGTATCAAAGGTTGTTAGATGCCTCTAAAACCGCTCTTGAAGCTGCAATTGCTAATTTTAGGGCTGGATTAAGCGTAGGCGAGATAGGTAGAGTTATTGAAAAAATGATAAGAGCTCAAGGATATAAGCCGATAAGGAACTTGGGAGGTCATCTTATAAGGCGCTATGAACTTCATGCTGGCGTCTTTATACCCAATGTTTATGAAAGGGGATTAGGCGCTATACAATCTGATTCTGTTTACGCGATAGAACCGTTCGCTACTGATGGGGGTGGTGAGGTAGTAGAGGGGAAGGATGTTACAATATATTCCTTAAAAAATCCCAATGTAAAAGGTCTTTCTGCGAGAGAGAGTGAACTGCTAGATTATATATATACACATTTTAATTATCTGCCATTTTCAGAGAGATGGCTTAAGGAATTTTCTACCAATATCGACGAATTAAGAAATAATATAAAAAATTTAATTAAAAAAGGTGCATTAAGAGGATATCCTATCCTACTTGAGATTAAAAAAGGCGTTGTTTCCCAGTTCGAGCATACCGTTATAGTTAAGGGCAATTCAATTATAGTGTCTACAAAGTCTCTTTGA
- a CDS encoding DUF1512 domain-containing protein — MSLIALAQTSLNQASSLYYVLTYVLFFVLLFLLYLPGVNTRLTVSMLARGIEGQLSMIERYLNESKSKMEQLLKERGVQDPKPFIERVSEMFIIDPVNVEPTDIISRMRLLLRSGEDKIRDLITLMVPNIDSVNRSKLEVSAEVVNSLNLIYKVVRHYLILAKKLNSVVLLYQLQFVVPQLVKISEAYSKAMNTFIRGIPVGDSLGPLVAAYLFMNADKKWNPSRDTVAGEVEFEGRRLVVIKAEGPMATVGRPGEAVENAVEEYKGKVTRIITIDAALKLEGENTGAIAEGTGVAMGDPGPEKISIERVAVKYNIPIDAVIVKMSMEEAITEMRKEIYQAAPKALELVKKIILERTKPGDIVVVVGVGNTAGVAQ, encoded by the coding sequence ATGAGTTTAATTGCTTTAGCACAGACATCTTTAAATCAAGCAAGTTCTCTTTACTACGTTCTAACATATGTACTATTCTTTGTTTTATTATTTCTACTATATTTGCCTGGTGTTAATACAAGGCTGACTGTATCGATGTTAGCTAGAGGTATAGAGGGTCAACTAAGTATGATTGAAAGATACTTGAATGAGTCCAAGAGTAAAATGGAACAGTTATTAAAAGAAAGAGGTGTTCAAGATCCAAAACCATTTATTGAAAGAGTATCTGAAATGTTTATAATAGATCCAGTAAACGTAGAGCCAACGGATATAATAAGTAGAATGAGGCTATTGCTTAGAAGTGGAGAGGATAAGATAAGAGATCTTATAACCCTTATGGTTCCAAATATAGACAGCGTTAATAGGAGTAAATTGGAAGTTTCTGCAGAAGTAGTAAATTCGTTGAATCTAATATACAAAGTAGTGAGGCATTACTTAATCTTAGCTAAAAAGCTAAATAGTGTGGTTCTTCTTTATCAATTACAATTTGTTGTTCCACAACTTGTCAAGATATCTGAAGCATACTCAAAGGCAATGAATACTTTCATAAGAGGAATACCAGTAGGTGATTCATTAGGTCCCTTGGTGGCGGCTTATCTATTTATGAATGCTGATAAAAAATGGAATCCTAGCAGAGATACCGTAGCAGGAGAGGTGGAATTTGAAGGTAGAAGATTGGTCGTAATAAAGGCTGAGGGTCCTATGGCTACAGTAGGAAGGCCTGGGGAAGCAGTAGAGAATGCCGTAGAAGAATATAAAGGTAAAGTTACAAGAATTATAACAATAGACGCTGCGTTGAAATTAGAAGGCGAAAATACTGGGGCCATAGCTGAAGGTACCGGGGTTGCAATGGGTGATCCAGGCCCAGAAAAGATAAGCATAGAGAGAGTTGCTGTAAAGTACAACATACCGATAGATGCGGTAATAGTGAAGATGAGCATGGAGGAGGCAATTACTGAGATGAGGAAGGAAATCTATCAGGCTGCACCTAAGGCATTAGAATTAGTAAAGAAGATAATTCTAGAAAGAACTAAACCTGGAGATATAGTAGTAGTAGTAGGAGTAGGGAATACTGCAGGGGTGGCTCAATAA
- a CDS encoding HD domain-containing protein: MKKVYDEIYAYIKLDDREAKIIDMPEFQRLRRIKQTSLAYLVYPGATHTRFSHSLGTFYLTTILGEKFKQLGIITDEESTYLKYSALLHDIGQFPFSHSLEPLYLEKGLSNKDLRYMIISKSPYFRDFFDKESIDYNKILDILNGNSMISSIINSDVDVDRMDYLVRDSRHTGVQLGNIDLYRLLDTIFYGNNNEIIVQDKGIYSLENFFISRLHMYQAVYYHKTIIGYELMLREIFRTIHDCCDSSILSVDNLRDLVYDSSISYWDDEWVFMILYTYLYSSNSPLYLKDKIRNFLDRRGPKVVYEEVSYNNETKGGDIEIKELVDRLERNQIPRTSIYPIEEKIKILSKDKINIISNNNEINIIKYKSTLINHIPETLTIRRIYVDHEYAKRARDVVP, from the coding sequence ATGAAGAAAGTATATGATGAGATTTATGCCTATATTAAACTTGATGATAGAGAAGCCAAGATAATAGATATGCCTGAGTTTCAGCGCCTAAGGAGAATAAAACAGACAAGCTTAGCATACTTGGTATATCCTGGTGCTACTCACACTAGATTTAGCCACTCATTAGGTACCTTTTATCTTACTACAATTTTAGGTGAGAAATTCAAACAATTAGGAATAATAACTGATGAAGAGTCAACCTATCTAAAGTACTCTGCATTACTCCACGATATAGGTCAATTTCCTTTTAGTCATAGTCTCGAGCCTCTATATCTAGAAAAAGGATTATCAAATAAGGATTTAAGATATATGATAATTTCCAAGTCCCCTTACTTTAGGGATTTTTTTGATAAAGAGTCAATTGACTACAATAAGATTCTAGATATTTTAAATGGAAATTCTATGATTTCATCAATTATAAACAGTGACGTAGATGTTGATAGGATGGATTATCTAGTTAGAGATTCGAGACACACAGGAGTGCAACTAGGCAATATTGATTTATATAGACTTCTAGATACTATCTTTTATGGGAATAATAACGAAATTATTGTCCAGGATAAAGGCATATACAGTTTAGAGAACTTTTTCATATCCAGGCTTCACATGTATCAAGCTGTATATTATCATAAGACGATAATAGGTTATGAGTTAATGCTGAGAGAAATTTTTAGAACTATTCATGATTGCTGTGATTCGTCAATTTTAAGCGTTGATAATTTAAGAGATCTTGTCTATGATTCCTCAATATCCTATTGGGATGATGAATGGGTCTTCATGATCCTTTACACATATCTCTATTCCTCTAACTCTCCCCTTTATTTAAAAGACAAAATAAGGAATTTCTTGGATAGAAGAGGTCCTAAGGTAGTTTATGAAGAGGTCTCCTATAATAACGAAACGAAAGGAGGAGATATTGAGATTAAGGAGCTAGTTGACCGATTAGAGAGAAATCAAATTCCTAGGACTTCAATATATCCCATTGAGGAAAAAATAAAAATACTCAGTAAGGATAAAATAAATATAATTTCGAATAATAATGAGATTAATATAATTAAGTATAAATCCACGTTAATTAATCATATACCAGAGACTTTAACTATTAGAAGAATTTATGTAGATCATGAATACGCCAAGAGAGCTAGAGATGTCGTTCCATGA
- a CDS encoding phosphoglycolate phosphatase, with protein MIKLVLMDLDGTLTEDRDSTRIDLDAIYAIRLLQEKGIKVGLVSGNSYPILRGLYTYLYLDGGIVAENGCIVFYKEKYRLCKQMDKNLVIEFKSLFKLRDTWQNEYRECDFGFVPAKLTDEMINWAKEKNLYIKSSGYAVHIAYNPAGKSVGVEKLLQLQGLKKEDVAAIGDSSTDIELFQQVGFKVAVGNADDELKDIADYITSNKSGKGVREFVDKLLKGELDVIK; from the coding sequence ATGATAAAATTAGTTTTAATGGATTTAGATGGAACGTTAACCGAAGATAGGGATTCTACGAGAATTGACCTAGATGCAATTTACGCAATAAGGCTCTTGCAGGAAAAAGGGATTAAAGTAGGTTTAGTTAGCGGAAATTCTTACCCAATCCTTAGAGGGCTTTACACATATCTTTATTTAGATGGTGGAATTGTCGCAGAAAACGGATGTATAGTATTTTACAAGGAAAAATATAGGTTATGTAAACAAATGGATAAGAATCTAGTAATTGAATTTAAATCTCTATTTAAGTTAAGGGATACATGGCAAAATGAGTATAGGGAATGTGATTTTGGCTTCGTTCCCGCAAAATTAACTGATGAAATGATAAATTGGGCTAAAGAAAAGAATCTGTATATTAAAAGTAGTGGATATGCTGTTCATATTGCATATAATCCAGCAGGGAAAAGTGTAGGAGTGGAAAAGTTGCTTCAATTACAAGGTTTAAAGAAAGAAGATGTAGCAGCTATCGGTGATTCGTCAACTGATATAGAATTGTTTCAACAAGTAGGATTCAAAGTAGCAGTAGGAAATGCGGATGATGAACTGAAAGATATAGCTGATTATATAACAAGTAATAAAAGCGGAAAAGGTGTAAGGGAATTTGTGGATAAATTACTAAAAGGGGAGCTTGATGTCATCAAGTGA